The following are encoded together in the Pectobacterium wasabiae CFBP 3304 genome:
- a CDS encoding transporter substrate-binding domain-containing protein, whose protein sequence is MKRSLHQVFMAMTLVSASFFSQAAETQPSTWQHIKQTGELRIGVAQGEPWYFKNPSTGEWDGIGYNIGKELANDLGVKLVTVETTWGNAIAALQTGQIDTMLVLDPTEERKKAVDFPEQPFFWYAQGVLIRDGIAVTNWDDLNREDVKIGVTLGSSPDLILTKRLPKAQLVRFPNMDEGVAAFYAGRVDALSYFHPALALQQAKVGKGNLILPKPIIEVSTSGAIRKEADQTFHNFLNDEFAKLYKSGKTQHYYEQALKLRGVDVSKVPSVVKEDWK, encoded by the coding sequence ATGAAACGTTCTCTTCACCAGGTATTCATGGCGATGACGCTGGTTAGCGCCTCCTTTTTCAGTCAGGCTGCGGAAACACAGCCATCAACGTGGCAACACATCAAACAGACCGGTGAATTACGCATCGGCGTGGCACAGGGCGAGCCGTGGTATTTTAAAAATCCGTCGACCGGAGAATGGGACGGCATCGGCTATAACATTGGCAAGGAGTTAGCCAACGATCTTGGCGTGAAGCTGGTGACGGTAGAAACCACCTGGGGTAACGCGATTGCCGCCTTACAAACGGGTCAGATCGATACCATGCTGGTACTCGACCCGACGGAAGAGCGGAAGAAAGCGGTCGATTTTCCTGAACAGCCTTTCTTTTGGTATGCACAAGGGGTGTTGATTCGTGACGGTATTGCCGTCACCAACTGGGACGACCTCAATCGGGAGGATGTTAAGATCGGCGTCACGCTGGGTTCCAGTCCAGACCTGATTCTGACCAAACGCCTGCCAAAAGCACAGTTGGTGCGCTTCCCGAATATGGATGAGGGCGTAGCCGCATTCTATGCTGGCCGTGTCGATGCACTGTCGTATTTCCATCCGGCTCTGGCGCTGCAACAGGCTAAAGTCGGCAAAGGTAATTTGATTCTGCCGAAGCCGATTATTGAGGTCAGCACCAGCGGAGCAATCCGTAAAGAAGCCGACCAGACCTTCCACAACTTCCTGAATGACGAGTTTGCCAAGCTGTATAAGTCCGGCAAGACGCAGCACTACTATGAACAGGCGCTCAAACTGCGCGGCGTGGACGTCAGCAAAGTGCCATCGGTCGTTAAAGAAGACTGGAAATAG
- a CDS encoding ABC transporter ATP-binding protein gives MMSETPLLSVKDLRVTFAMPSGLLHPVRGISFEVKPRETLGIIGESGCGKSVTADALMGLLPPRASRVDGEASLNGQPLLSLSDEARRRLRGNALAMIFQDPLSSLNPVYTVGEQIEESLRQHTTLSRQARKARIHELLTQVGIPDPAACAVSYPHRLSGGMRQRVMIAIAIACGPGLLIADEPTTALDVTIQAQILSLLDKLKAETDMGIVLITHDLSVVAQMCQRVIVMYLGEVVEQADVFTLFDHARHPYTQALLRAVPNLDAPRKSELPEITGSVPPLSHPPTGCGFAPRCPLADERCHRSPPALSVVDGADHRVRCWKVDSLGSGV, from the coding sequence ATGATGAGTGAAACGCCGCTACTGTCTGTCAAAGACCTGAGAGTCACGTTTGCCATGCCGTCTGGCCTCTTGCACCCCGTTCGAGGGATCTCTTTTGAGGTGAAACCGCGTGAGACGCTGGGCATCATCGGTGAATCTGGCTGTGGTAAAAGCGTCACCGCCGATGCGTTGATGGGGCTATTGCCTCCACGCGCTAGCCGGGTCGACGGCGAGGCCAGTCTGAACGGCCAGCCGCTGCTGTCGCTGTCAGATGAGGCGCGACGACGCCTGCGTGGTAATGCGTTGGCAATGATTTTTCAGGACCCGCTCTCCAGTCTTAATCCGGTTTATACCGTCGGTGAACAGATAGAGGAAAGCCTGCGCCAGCACACCACGCTATCGCGTCAGGCGCGGAAAGCGCGGATACATGAACTGCTTACACAGGTGGGGATACCCGATCCGGCGGCCTGTGCCGTGAGCTATCCGCATCGGCTATCCGGCGGGATGCGTCAGCGCGTGATGATTGCTATCGCCATTGCCTGCGGGCCGGGCTTGCTGATTGCCGATGAGCCGACAACGGCGCTCGACGTCACCATTCAGGCGCAGATTCTCTCGCTGTTGGATAAGTTAAAAGCCGAAACCGACATGGGCATCGTGCTGATTACTCACGATCTGTCGGTGGTGGCGCAGATGTGTCAGCGCGTGATCGTGATGTATCTGGGGGAAGTGGTGGAGCAGGCGGATGTGTTCACGCTGTTTGATCATGCTCGTCATCCTTATACCCAGGCGCTGCTGCGTGCGGTGCCTAATCTTGATGCGCCGCGTAAAAGCGAACTACCGGAGATAACTGGCAGTGTCCCTCCGCTGTCCCATCCGCCAACCGGCTGTGGTTTTGCCCCGCGCTGCCCGCTGGCGGATGAACGTTGTCACCGTTCTCCGCCTGCACTCTCCGTGGTTGACGGAGCGGACCATCGTGTACGCTGTTGGAAAGTGGACAGCCTCGGGAGCGGCGTATGA
- a CDS encoding ABC transporter substrate-binding protein translates to MKWFNFPAAALLLAASLPWGIALAETVNRDATLNIAYGKRPGTLDPYLTTNSATTDVVRHIFEQLFTINDRFEPVPELVERYSLSDDRKVYTFVLRDGIRFHDGQPLTADDVVASMNRWLAVSTQGKANLPGAQFSRIDERTVQLTVQTPSLITLNVLADLKNLPSIMPKRLIDEANTSKKPVSELIGTGPYKLAEFKQGDYLHLARYDGYVSRSEPANGLSGQKKAEVKDIWFRYITDESTRLAGALTGEYDVVFDLPKDNIDALNSARDVKLYRPEAGGSLITYLFNKNRGPFADVKLRQAFNLALDVHQVLLAGYSDPRFFREDSSLGFPEQVDWHSEAGKPYWNQHKLDEARKLVKESGYNGEEVVIIATKEYAELYNLAIVAQQVLKQIGVKSRLDVYDWATVLQRRQDPKNFDLCALEFSMRQVLHQYPFLDSRAKFPGLSNSPEIDALLDDIKQAPSLQAARGLVDKLHVQTWTYLPVIVLGRTTPDAVAIKHHVHGYRDLIGPVLWNVSITKP, encoded by the coding sequence ATGAAATGGTTTAACTTTCCTGCCGCGGCACTCTTGCTGGCGGCCAGTTTACCCTGGGGGATCGCGCTGGCGGAGACCGTCAATCGCGATGCAACGCTGAATATCGCGTATGGCAAACGACCGGGTACGCTCGATCCTTACCTGACAACCAATAGTGCGACCACGGACGTGGTGCGCCACATATTTGAACAGCTTTTTACGATTAACGATCGGTTTGAACCGGTGCCGGAACTGGTTGAACGCTATTCGCTGAGTGATGACCGTAAGGTCTACACGTTTGTACTGCGCGACGGCATCCGCTTTCATGATGGTCAGCCGCTAACGGCAGACGATGTGGTGGCATCGATGAACCGCTGGCTGGCCGTTTCCACGCAAGGGAAGGCCAACCTGCCGGGGGCGCAGTTTAGCCGGATTGACGAGCGTACCGTTCAACTGACGGTACAGACGCCGTCTCTGATTACGCTGAATGTACTGGCCGACTTGAAAAATCTGCCTTCCATTATGCCCAAGCGCCTCATTGATGAAGCCAATACCAGCAAGAAACCGGTGAGTGAACTGATTGGTACCGGCCCTTACAAGCTGGCGGAGTTCAAACAGGGAGATTATCTGCACCTGGCGCGTTATGACGGCTACGTCTCACGTAGCGAACCGGCGAACGGTCTGTCGGGTCAGAAGAAGGCAGAGGTGAAAGACATCTGGTTTCGCTATATCACGGATGAGTCCACCCGGCTGGCGGGGGCATTGACCGGTGAATATGACGTCGTTTTTGATTTGCCGAAAGACAACATTGACGCGCTCAATAGTGCCCGTGATGTGAAGCTGTACCGCCCCGAAGCGGGGGGATCGCTCATCACCTACCTGTTCAACAAGAATCGTGGGCCGTTTGCCGATGTGAAACTGCGTCAGGCGTTCAATCTGGCGCTCGACGTCCATCAGGTGCTGTTGGCGGGTTACAGCGATCCACGCTTTTTCAGGGAAGATTCGTCGTTAGGTTTTCCTGAGCAGGTAGATTGGCACAGTGAAGCCGGTAAGCCTTACTGGAATCAGCATAAGCTGGACGAGGCCAGAAAGCTGGTGAAAGAATCTGGCTATAACGGCGAAGAAGTGGTGATCATCGCCACCAAGGAGTACGCCGAATTGTACAATCTGGCGATTGTCGCACAGCAGGTTCTCAAACAGATTGGCGTGAAATCTCGTCTTGATGTCTATGATTGGGCCACGGTGTTACAGCGGCGTCAGGATCCTAAAAACTTCGATCTGTGCGCGTTGGAGTTTTCCATGCGTCAGGTGCTGCATCAGTATCCTTTCCTTGATTCCCGTGCCAAATTCCCCGGCTTGAGCAATAGCCCGGAAATCGATGCGTTGCTGGATGATATCAAGCAGGCGCCGTCGCTACAGGCGGCAAGAGGATTGGTGGACAAACTCCACGTTCAAACCTGGACCTATCTGCCGGTGATTGTGCTGGGGCGCACCACACCCGATGCGGTCGCGATCAAGCACCATGTTCACGGCTACCGGGATTTAATCGGTCCCGTCCTGTGGAACGTCAGCATCACAAAACCGTAA
- a CDS encoding ABC transporter ATP-binding protein encodes MIAPLLQVKNLRKTFRVGHGWRKKTLVALDDVSFHIFPGETYALVGESGSGKSTTGRSILGLTPANTGELHFAGHDLRQQSAEQLRQLRRDMQMIFQDPLSSLDPKRSVGYSIEEPLIIHGIHDSQWRKAQVVKMLTRVGFTAADAGRFPHEFSGGQRQRIGIARALVLEPKLIVCDEPVSALDVSIQSQILNLLLALQREQGLAYLFIAHDLSVVHHIADRIGVMYRGRIVEEAPAATLFSQARHPYTRFLLASIPPAHPRLKRAVQIDALQRQDGGCQFDEPTPGTLARCRIHPTQEYWIDAEHRVACTQSEMP; translated from the coding sequence ATGATCGCGCCGTTATTACAGGTGAAAAACCTGCGTAAAACCTTTCGGGTCGGACACGGATGGCGCAAAAAAACGCTGGTGGCGCTGGATGATGTCAGTTTCCATATTTTCCCCGGTGAAACTTACGCACTGGTTGGGGAGTCGGGCAGTGGCAAAAGTACCACGGGGCGCAGTATTTTAGGGCTGACACCCGCGAATACCGGTGAATTGCACTTTGCCGGTCACGATCTCCGACAACAGAGTGCAGAGCAGCTACGACAGTTGCGGCGCGACATGCAGATGATCTTTCAAGACCCGCTCTCCTCGCTCGACCCCAAGCGTAGCGTCGGGTATAGCATTGAAGAACCGCTGATTATCCACGGAATACACGACAGCCAATGGCGCAAGGCGCAGGTAGTCAAGATGTTGACGCGAGTCGGGTTTACCGCTGCGGATGCGGGACGGTTTCCGCATGAGTTTTCCGGCGGGCAGCGCCAGCGTATCGGGATTGCTCGCGCACTGGTGCTGGAACCTAAATTGATTGTGTGTGATGAACCGGTTTCGGCGCTGGATGTCTCTATCCAGTCGCAAATTCTGAATTTGCTTTTGGCGTTACAGCGGGAGCAGGGGTTGGCGTATTTGTTTATCGCTCACGATCTGAGCGTGGTACACCATATTGCCGATCGTATTGGTGTGATGTATCGCGGGCGTATTGTCGAAGAAGCGCCCGCTGCGACGCTGTTTTCACAGGCGCGTCATCCGTATACGCGCTTTCTGTTGGCATCGATTCCGCCTGCGCATCCGCGGTTAAAGCGGGCTGTTCAGATTGACGCGCTGCAAAGACAAGATGGCGGGTGTCAGTTTGACGAACCGACACCTGGCACACTGGCGCGATGCCGCATACACCCAACGCAAGAATATTGGATCGATGCGGAGCATCGCGTCGCCTGTACCCAATCAGAGATGCCCTGA
- a CDS encoding SulP family inorganic anion transporter, giving the protein MISSPNATPTPVQSTTSTLAALRSPSLLMREILAGTITALALIPEVISFSIIAGVDPKVSLFASIVLCFTMSFLGGRPAMVTAAAGAVALVIGPMVHAHGVAYILPAVIMAGIIQILFGLAGLARMMRYIPRSVMIGFVNALGILIFAAQVPHIYGQSSLVWLLFALTVAIVLLLPYVVKSIPAPLVAIVTVTAIAMFTGITVPNVGDAGPMQPGLPNFTRWLVPFNLETLHIIWPTALSIAFVGLMESLLTAKLVDDITDTPSSKRRECWGLGVSNIFAGFYGGIAGCAMIGQTVVNVELGKARTRISTLAAALVLLLLVTGLSEIMAKIPMVVLAGIMMIVALKTMNWHSLHPTTLKRMPLSETLVVIVTVIATVSTGNLAIGVAGGVIFAILLFARRVAHVIHAERHVSEDGQSVRYTVRGPLFFGSSNDLFEHFLYAQDPQNVTIDLTHAQIWDASSVAALDAIETRYHRYEANVAIIGLDNHSSKIHQRLSGHL; this is encoded by the coding sequence ATGATTTCATCCCCCAATGCAACACCGACGCCGGTTCAATCAACCACGTCAACGCTTGCAGCCTTACGATCGCCCTCGCTGCTGATGCGCGAAATTTTGGCGGGCACTATCACCGCGCTGGCGCTTATTCCCGAGGTGATTTCGTTTTCTATCATCGCGGGCGTAGACCCAAAAGTCAGCCTGTTCGCCTCTATTGTCTTGTGCTTCACCATGTCCTTTCTCGGCGGCAGACCGGCGATGGTTACGGCGGCGGCGGGTGCCGTGGCGCTGGTTATCGGCCCGATGGTGCACGCACACGGCGTGGCCTATATTCTGCCCGCGGTGATTATGGCGGGGATCATCCAGATTCTGTTTGGGCTGGCTGGGTTAGCGAGAATGATGCGCTACATCCCCCGTTCGGTGATGATCGGTTTCGTGAATGCACTGGGTATCCTGATTTTCGCCGCACAGGTGCCGCATATTTACGGGCAGTCCTCGCTGGTCTGGCTGTTGTTTGCGCTGACGGTGGCAATCGTGTTGCTGCTGCCTTATGTGGTGAAAAGTATTCCCGCACCGCTGGTCGCGATTGTGACGGTGACCGCGATTGCGATGTTTACCGGCATCACGGTGCCTAACGTCGGCGATGCTGGCCCCATGCAGCCCGGATTGCCAAATTTCACCCGATGGCTAGTGCCATTCAATCTTGAAACGCTGCACATCATCTGGCCGACCGCACTGAGTATTGCCTTTGTCGGGCTGATGGAATCGCTGTTAACCGCCAAACTGGTCGACGACATCACGGATACCCCGTCCAGCAAGCGCCGCGAATGCTGGGGACTGGGCGTTTCGAATATTTTCGCCGGATTCTACGGCGGCATTGCCGGGTGTGCGATGATCGGACAAACCGTGGTCAATGTGGAGTTAGGGAAAGCACGCACACGTATCTCTACCCTCGCCGCCGCACTGGTACTGTTGCTGCTGGTGACCGGCCTGAGCGAGATCATGGCTAAGATTCCGATGGTGGTGCTGGCAGGGATTATGATGATTGTCGCGTTGAAAACGATGAACTGGCATAGCCTGCACCCTACGACGCTGAAACGGATGCCGCTGTCGGAAACGCTGGTGGTCATCGTAACAGTTATCGCTACCGTCTCGACGGGAAATCTGGCGATCGGCGTGGCGGGTGGCGTGATCTTTGCCATCCTGCTGTTTGCACGCCGCGTGGCACACGTTATTCATGCGGAACGTCATGTGAGTGAAGACGGGCAGTCGGTACGCTACACGGTACGCGGGCCGCTGTTCTTTGGCAGCAGCAACGATCTCTTCGAGCACTTCCTGTATGCACAGGATCCGCAAAACGTCACCATCGATCTGACGCACGCCCAAATCTGGGATGCCTCCAGCGTGGCGGCGCTCGACGCTATCGAAACCCGCTATCACCGTTACGAGGCGAACGTCGCTATCATCGGGCTGGATAACCACAGCAGCAAAATTCACCAGCGCCTGTCAGGGCATCTCTGA
- a CDS encoding mandelate racemase/muconate lactonizing enzyme family protein, with amino-acid sequence MKITDVRVILANRYMFVEVTTDEGLTGIGESGAWGFLDASKGAVEALRTYLIGQDPLRIEHHWQYMYRCWHFRGAAIMGAISAIDIALWDIAGKYYDTPVYNLLGGRCRDKARVYAHAGGRTTEETIANLKKAKADGFTAIGHLTPFLDESRDTPYFTTHAKEIGEAIERIGLYREAVGNDVDLCIEIHRRLKPADAVVFARGIEPFYPYFIEDPIGADNFDSMAEVADKINIPIATGERLNNPQEFAMLIRRNAVAYVRPDVCMCGGITGAKKVAALAEANDLMVVPHNPLSPVSTAACLQIAVSIPNFALLEYPGDDQPALSEKFGATGVENGVRKKDVVKNTFKCVDGFMEIPTQSGIGIELADDLENRFPYRRRGLKTRLHVDGSVVDQ; translated from the coding sequence ATGAAAATTACCGATGTGCGCGTAATTTTAGCGAACCGCTATATGTTTGTTGAGGTCACCACCGACGAGGGGCTGACGGGCATCGGCGAATCCGGTGCCTGGGGCTTTCTCGATGCGTCAAAAGGCGCGGTGGAGGCATTACGCACTTACCTGATCGGGCAAGACCCGCTGCGTATTGAGCACCACTGGCAGTATATGTACCGCTGCTGGCATTTTCGTGGTGCCGCCATCATGGGTGCCATCAGCGCTATCGATATCGCCCTGTGGGATATCGCGGGCAAGTATTACGATACGCCGGTTTATAACCTGCTGGGCGGGCGCTGCCGTGACAAGGCGCGCGTTTATGCGCATGCGGGAGGACGCACCACCGAAGAAACCATCGCCAATCTGAAAAAAGCCAAAGCTGACGGTTTTACCGCGATTGGCCATCTGACGCCTTTTCTGGATGAATCTCGCGATACGCCCTATTTCACCACCCACGCCAAAGAGATCGGCGAAGCCATTGAGCGCATCGGCCTCTATCGGGAAGCGGTCGGTAACGATGTCGACCTGTGTATCGAAATCCACCGCCGTCTAAAACCTGCCGATGCCGTGGTATTCGCGCGCGGCATTGAGCCGTTTTATCCCTATTTTATTGAAGACCCCATCGGCGCGGATAACTTCGATTCAATGGCGGAAGTGGCCGACAAAATCAATATTCCTATCGCCACCGGTGAACGCCTGAATAATCCGCAGGAATTCGCGATGCTAATTCGTCGTAATGCCGTCGCCTATGTGCGTCCTGACGTCTGCATGTGCGGCGGGATTACCGGCGCGAAAAAAGTAGCAGCCTTGGCAGAGGCCAATGATTTGATGGTCGTGCCGCATAACCCGCTTAGCCCCGTCTCTACCGCAGCCTGTTTACAGATCGCCGTCAGCATCCCGAATTTTGCGCTGCTGGAGTATCCGGGGGATGATCAACCCGCACTGTCGGAAAAATTTGGGGCGACGGGCGTAGAGAACGGCGTGCGGAAAAAAGACGTCGTGAAGAACACGTTCAAATGCGTAGATGGATTTATGGAGATCCCAACGCAGTCCGGCATCGGTATTGAGTTGGCAGACGATCTGGAGAACCGCTTCCCCTACCGCCGTCGCGGCCTGAAAACCCGACTGCACGTCGACGGTTCCGTTGTCGATCAATAA
- a CDS encoding M20 family metallopeptidase — translation MGTLALQQRISSSIEQHREEYIAISQDIHAHPETGNNEYYASGLLTDLLKKHHFTVTLNVAGHETAFYAEKDSGKPGPTIAYLAEYDALIDIGHACGHNIIGVTSLAAAIALAEVIDQTGGKVVVLGTPAEEGGLRGKGGINGNVKARFVEHGFLDKVDVALMVHPSGKTRLTGPSLANNHLYFHFYGKPSHAGSSPHKGVNALDALVLLYNGISVLRQQLPDGVRVHGIITNGGQAPNVIPEYASAHYYIRAKTREEVLALEPRIRAIADGVALATGTTVKIEHQVGPRDFLINHALNAILLEEFTAAGEVVDQNAKEGIGSTDAGDISHAVPTAHPTIKIGPDDLIGHTVPFREAANSPLGYAALLTGAQVLARTGLRLLTDARALQDAKDEFAGRRSVTAAA, via the coding sequence ATGGGAACCCTCGCATTACAGCAGCGTATCAGTAGTAGTATTGAACAGCATCGCGAAGAATATATTGCGATTTCCCAGGATATTCATGCGCATCCTGAAACGGGCAATAATGAATATTACGCCAGCGGGCTATTAACGGATTTATTAAAGAAGCATCACTTTACGGTAACGCTGAATGTTGCCGGACATGAAACGGCTTTTTATGCCGAAAAGGACAGCGGCAAACCGGGGCCGACCATTGCCTACCTCGCTGAATACGACGCGTTGATTGATATCGGCCACGCCTGCGGTCACAACATTATCGGAGTAACCAGTCTGGCGGCGGCGATTGCGCTGGCAGAGGTTATTGATCAGACCGGCGGCAAGGTGGTGGTGCTGGGAACGCCAGCCGAAGAAGGTGGCCTGCGTGGTAAAGGCGGAATTAATGGCAACGTGAAGGCGCGTTTTGTCGAACACGGCTTCCTTGATAAGGTCGATGTCGCACTGATGGTGCATCCGTCAGGAAAAACGCGGCTCACCGGGCCGTCACTGGCGAATAATCACCTCTATTTTCATTTTTACGGTAAACCCTCCCACGCCGGAAGTTCACCACATAAAGGCGTAAATGCGCTGGATGCGCTCGTGCTGCTTTACAACGGGATCAGCGTGCTGCGCCAGCAACTGCCGGACGGTGTTCGGGTTCACGGCATTATCACCAACGGCGGACAGGCACCGAATGTGATTCCGGAATACGCTTCCGCCCACTATTACATCCGTGCCAAAACGCGTGAAGAGGTGCTGGCGTTGGAACCGCGTATTCGCGCGATTGCGGATGGCGTCGCGTTGGCGACGGGGACGACAGTAAAGATCGAACATCAGGTAGGCCCGCGCGATTTCCTGATCAACCACGCGCTGAATGCGATCCTGCTTGAGGAGTTCACCGCCGCAGGAGAAGTTGTCGATCAAAACGCGAAAGAGGGCATCGGTTCGACGGACGCCGGAGATATCAGCCACGCGGTGCCGACGGCACACCCCACCATTAAAATCGGTCCTGACGATCTGATCGGCCACACCGTGCCATTCCGTGAAGCGGCAAATTCTCCACTCGGTTACGCCGCGCTGCTGACGGGCGCGCAGGTACTGGCTCGAACCGGCCTGCGACTGTTGACGGATGCTCGCGCGTTACAGGATGCCAAAGATGAGTTTGCGGGTCGTCGCTCGGTTACTGCCGCCGCCTGA
- a CDS encoding ABC transporter permease encodes MGWFIFHRLLALIPVLLVVSIVVFCLVHLAPGDPVLVILGNDASPGDVAALRQQMGLNKPLLAQFVVWFGAVLRGDLGHSLFMNASVMSLFLQHLQPTLALALYAQGLALLLGLAAGVLSASQQGRLLDRLIMGLAAVGMSIPGFLLGLFLIFFFAVQLRWFPVVGYSSTRGDVLVNLWYMTLPALALGLRIAALIARMTRAVMLDVLSENYIKTARAKGVSEYRVLLRHGLKNALLPILTICGESFGSLVTGTIVIESVFGIPGVGSLVVDSIERRDFSVIQGAVLLITISYVLINLAVDILGHAVDPRISLSGEKE; translated from the coding sequence ATGGGATGGTTTATTTTCCATCGACTGCTGGCACTGATACCGGTACTGCTGGTGGTCTCCATTGTGGTGTTTTGTCTGGTTCATCTGGCTCCGGGCGATCCGGTGCTGGTGATACTGGGTAATGATGCCAGTCCGGGGGATGTCGCCGCGCTGCGTCAGCAAATGGGGCTGAATAAGCCCCTGCTGGCACAGTTTGTCGTGTGGTTTGGTGCGGTGTTGCGTGGCGATCTCGGCCATTCGCTATTCATGAACGCCAGCGTGATGTCGCTTTTTTTGCAGCATCTGCAACCCACGCTGGCACTGGCGCTCTATGCGCAAGGGTTGGCGCTGCTGCTGGGTTTGGCTGCCGGCGTGCTTAGCGCGTCGCAACAGGGACGGCTGTTGGATCGCCTGATTATGGGGCTGGCGGCGGTGGGGATGTCGATTCCCGGTTTTTTACTCGGGCTGTTTCTGATTTTCTTTTTTGCCGTGCAGTTGCGCTGGTTTCCGGTTGTGGGGTACAGCTCGACGCGCGGCGATGTGCTGGTAAATCTGTGGTATATGACGCTCCCGGCGCTGGCGTTAGGGTTGCGCATTGCCGCCCTGATTGCCCGCATGACGCGTGCAGTGATGCTCGACGTGTTGAGCGAAAACTACATTAAAACGGCGCGTGCCAAAGGTGTGTCGGAATACCGGGTTTTACTGCGCCACGGCTTGAAAAATGCGCTCCTGCCTATTTTAACCATCTGCGGTGAATCCTTCGGTTCACTTGTGACGGGAACGATTGTGATTGAAAGCGTGTTCGGCATTCCCGGCGTGGGCTCGCTGGTGGTGGATTCCATCGAGCGGCGAGATTTCTCTGTGATTCAGGGCGCGGTACTGCTGATTACCATCAGCTATGTTCTGATTAACCTGGCGGTGGATATTCTGGGGCATGCCGTTGACCCGCGTATCTCGCTATCAGGGGAGAAAGAGTGA
- a CDS encoding ABC transporter permease, which translates to MPLTRVSRYQGRKSDMKSLFSNSLLTTGVAILLLILVVAIGGAFLSPYDPYALNPLARLSSPSLQHWFGTDNFGRDVFVRVAIAVQISLSVGGAVALISGAIGTLIGLLCTWYRLLDAIIMRVCDGLFAFPSLLLAISIVGILGPNPANVVLALSLVYVPSVARVMRAAALVIKEKNYIEALRAQGATSRRIIWLHILPNVVSPLIVQVSWIFSVAILTEAALSFLGSGIPAPTPSLGNLLLEGKKVIFTSWWMTFFPGIAIVLLILSLNMIGDGLRDISDPTLKPLSRRVSRLLKAAMTPK; encoded by the coding sequence ATGCCGTTGACCCGCGTATCTCGCTATCAGGGGAGAAAGAGTGACATGAAATCGCTGTTCTCCAATTCACTCCTGACCACGGGTGTCGCTATCCTGCTGCTTATTCTGGTTGTCGCGATAGGGGGCGCGTTTCTTAGCCCTTACGATCCCTACGCGCTGAATCCTCTGGCTCGTCTGTCCTCACCTTCGCTTCAGCACTGGTTTGGCACCGATAATTTTGGCCGCGATGTGTTCGTGCGAGTGGCGATTGCGGTACAAATCTCGCTGTCCGTTGGAGGAGCCGTGGCGCTGATTTCAGGGGCGATTGGTACGCTGATTGGGCTGTTGTGCACCTGGTATCGTCTGCTCGATGCGATCATTATGCGGGTTTGTGACGGGCTGTTTGCTTTTCCTTCTCTGCTGCTGGCGATTTCCATCGTCGGTATTCTTGGCCCCAACCCCGCCAATGTCGTACTGGCGCTATCGCTGGTGTATGTGCCGTCGGTAGCACGGGTGATGCGGGCGGCGGCGCTGGTGATCAAGGAAAAAAATTACATCGAGGCGCTGCGTGCTCAGGGGGCAACGAGTCGCCGGATTATCTGGTTGCACATTCTGCCCAACGTGGTATCGCCACTGATCGTTCAAGTGTCGTGGATCTTCTCGGTTGCGATCCTCACGGAGGCGGCGCTGAGCTTTTTAGGTTCGGGGATCCCTGCACCAACGCCCAGCCTGGGTAATTTATTGTTAGAGGGGAAAAAAGTGATTTTTACCTCCTGGTGGATGACCTTTTTTCCCGGTATTGCCATTGTGCTTTTGATTCTGTCGCTGAATATGATTGGAGACGGCCTGCGCGATATCTCTGACCCCACGCTTAAACCGCTTTCACGTCGGGTTTCCCGTCTGCTGAAAGCAGCAATGACCCCAAAGTGA